Proteins from one Salinispora arenicola genomic window:
- a CDS encoding bifunctional GNAT family N-acetyltransferase/acetate--CoA ligase family protein produces the protein MTTGVQPVDVLLSDGTTVGLRPIQPTDAPGIVAMHSRFSERTRYLRYFSPYPRIPERDLRRFVNVDHHDREAFVVLVGDQIVAVGRYERLGPASPEAEVAFVVEDAYQGRGIGSVLLEHLADAARRVGIPTFVAEVLPANGAMLRVFADFGYQVQRQFADGVVHLSFPIAPTEATLEVQRGREHRTEARSVARLLAPRGVAFYGASATGQGVGAAVLGHLRDYGFTGAVVPVHPSARTVAGLPAYPSAAEAGLPVDLAVVAVPPAAVEAVVADAASAGAHGLVVISAGFAEAGADGAVAQRRLVRAAHAAGMRIIGPNCLGVANTGTEVRLNATLAPRLPVPGRVGLFSQSGAFGVALLAEVDRRGLGLSSFVSAGNRADVSGNDLLQYWQDDPDTDVILLYLETFGNPRKFARLARRIGREKPIVALAPPAHLPGLGPSAGPNATNPHGGVAGPDAAGPNGGAAGLVAAGPDEVAVSALFAHSGVIRVDTVAELLDVGVLLANQPLPAGDRVGVVGNSSALTGLAATAAAAAGLTVADGYPRDVGPHAGAADFATALAAAVADDGVDALVAVFAPPLPGQLPDAEADFTSALPAALAGGKPTVATFLAGRAPSGVPAYPSVEEAVRALGRVTAYAGWLRRPAGTVPELSDVDRDAAQVALRPETFDPTGLLAAYGIDVVESVLAASEQEAAAAARRLGYPVAMKAAAAGLRHRLDLGAVRLDLPDEARVRRAYTEMATEFGADVLIQPMVPPGVACVVELVEDPAFGPVVGFGVGGVATELLGDRAWRAVPLTGRDAAELVDEPRAAPLLRGHRGAAPVDRKALAELLLRVGQLADEQPRARTLTLNPVLARPDGLSVLHASVGLGSAAARPDTGPRRL, from the coding sequence GTGACCACAGGTGTTCAGCCGGTGGATGTGTTGCTCAGCGACGGCACCACCGTCGGATTGCGGCCGATCCAGCCCACGGACGCGCCGGGCATCGTCGCCATGCACTCGCGCTTCTCCGAGCGCACCCGCTACCTGCGTTACTTCTCGCCGTACCCCCGTATTCCAGAGCGAGACCTGCGGCGTTTCGTGAACGTCGACCACCACGACCGGGAGGCGTTCGTGGTGCTGGTCGGCGACCAGATCGTCGCGGTCGGCCGATACGAGCGGTTGGGTCCGGCCTCCCCCGAGGCCGAGGTGGCCTTCGTCGTCGAGGACGCCTACCAGGGCCGGGGCATCGGGTCGGTGCTGTTGGAACACCTCGCCGACGCGGCCCGGCGAGTGGGCATCCCGACCTTCGTGGCGGAGGTGCTGCCGGCCAACGGTGCGATGCTCCGGGTCTTCGCCGACTTCGGATACCAGGTGCAGCGCCAGTTCGCCGACGGCGTCGTGCATCTGAGCTTCCCGATCGCGCCGACCGAGGCGACCCTCGAGGTGCAGCGGGGCCGCGAGCACCGTACCGAGGCGCGGTCGGTCGCGCGGCTGCTCGCGCCGCGGGGGGTCGCCTTCTACGGGGCCAGCGCCACCGGGCAGGGCGTCGGGGCGGCGGTGCTTGGGCACCTGCGCGACTACGGGTTCACCGGCGCGGTGGTGCCGGTGCACCCGAGCGCCCGGACGGTGGCCGGGCTGCCCGCGTATCCGTCCGCGGCCGAGGCGGGCCTGCCGGTCGACCTGGCGGTGGTGGCGGTGCCGCCGGCGGCCGTGGAGGCGGTCGTGGCGGACGCGGCCAGCGCCGGGGCGCACGGCCTGGTCGTCATCAGCGCGGGCTTCGCCGAGGCCGGGGCCGACGGCGCGGTCGCGCAGCGCCGGCTGGTTCGGGCGGCCCATGCGGCGGGCATGCGGATCATCGGCCCGAACTGCCTGGGGGTGGCGAACACCGGCACCGAGGTACGGCTGAACGCCACGCTGGCCCCACGGCTGCCGGTCCCCGGCCGGGTTGGTCTGTTCAGCCAGTCCGGCGCGTTCGGGGTGGCGCTGTTGGCCGAGGTGGATCGGCGGGGGCTGGGGCTGTCCAGCTTCGTGTCTGCCGGGAACCGGGCCGACGTCTCCGGTAATGACCTGTTGCAGTACTGGCAGGACGACCCCGACACCGACGTGATCCTGCTGTACCTGGAAACGTTCGGTAACCCGCGCAAGTTCGCCCGGCTGGCCCGGAGAATCGGGCGGGAGAAGCCGATCGTCGCGCTGGCACCGCCGGCCCACCTGCCCGGTCTCGGCCCGTCGGCCGGTCCGAATGCGACCAATCCGCATGGGGGCGTGGCCGGTCCGGATGCGGCCGGTCCGAACGGGGGCGCGGCTGGCCTGGTTGCGGCCGGTCCGGATGAGGTCGCGGTCAGTGCGCTGTTCGCCCATTCCGGGGTGATCCGGGTGGACACCGTCGCCGAGCTGCTCGACGTCGGCGTGCTGCTGGCCAACCAGCCGCTGCCCGCCGGCGACCGGGTGGGCGTCGTGGGTAACTCCTCGGCGCTGACCGGGCTGGCCGCCACCGCCGCCGCAGCAGCAGGGCTCACCGTCGCCGACGGCTACCCCCGCGACGTCGGGCCACACGCCGGGGCGGCGGATTTCGCGACCGCTCTCGCCGCCGCCGTGGCCGACGACGGTGTGGACGCGTTGGTGGCCGTGTTCGCCCCGCCGCTGCCGGGCCAACTGCCCGACGCCGAGGCGGACTTCACCTCGGCGCTGCCCGCGGCACTCGCCGGCGGCAAGCCCACCGTGGCGACGTTCCTGGCCGGACGAGCCCCCTCCGGGGTACCCGCGTACCCGAGCGTGGAGGAGGCGGTGCGGGCCCTGGGCCGGGTGACCGCGTACGCCGGATGGCTGCGCCGACCCGCCGGCACGGTCCCCGAGCTGTCCGACGTGGACCGGGACGCGGCTCAGGTGGCACTGCGGCCAGAAACGTTCGACCCAACGGGTCTGCTCGCCGCGTACGGGATCGACGTGGTCGAGTCGGTGCTGGCGGCGTCCGAGCAGGAGGCCGCCGCGGCGGCGCGACGCCTGGGGTACCCGGTGGCGATGAAGGCCGCCGCCGCCGGCCTGCGGCACCGGCTGGACCTTGGCGCGGTCCGCCTGGACCTGCCCGACGAGGCGAGGGTGCGGCGGGCGTACACCGAGATGGCGACGGAGTTCGGCGCTGACGTCCTGATTCAGCCGATGGTCCCGCCCGGCGTGGCCTGCGTGGTGGAGCTGGTGGAGGACCCGGCGTTCGGGCCGGTGGTCGGCTTCGGCGTGGGCGGTGTCGCCACCGAACTGCTCGGTGACCGGGCCTGGCGGGCGGTGCCGCTGACCGGCCGGGACGCGGCGGAGCTGGTTGACGAGCCGCGGGCGGCCCCGCTGCTGCGGGGCCATCGCGGGGCGGCACCGGTGGACCGGAAAGCTCTGGCTGAGCTGCTGTTGCGGGTCGGACAGCTGGCCGACGAGCAACCCCGGGCTCGTACGCTGACGCTGAACCCGGTGCTGGCCCGGCCGGACGGGCTGTCGGTGCTGCACGCCAGCGTGGGGCTCGGCTCGGCCGCCGCCCGCCCCGACACCGGCCCCCGCCGCCTGTGA